The Hippoglossus stenolepis isolate QCI-W04-F060 chromosome 11, HSTE1.2, whole genome shotgun sequence genome includes a window with the following:
- the rgs5b gene encoding regulator of G-protein signaling 5b, translating to MCRGLESLPITCLERAKELKALFGSLLQKSDHSITGAGQTKKCDKLRLNTDEPLKWKESFEKLLSCQNGLCLFRAFLVSEFSEENIAFYLACEDYRATKPSKLATKAKKIYEEFIGSDAPREVNLDHVTKAIIKKNTEHPSQSCFDLAQSKIYTLMEKDCYPRFLKSSTYLELSRKTKAS from the exons ATGTGCAGAGGACTGGAATCACTGCCCATCACCTGCCTGGAGAG GGCAAAGGAGCTGAAAGCTTTGTTTGGAAGTTTACTCCAGAAGTCAGATCACAGCATCACTGGCGCTGgacagacaaagaaatgtgacaAACTGAG GTTAAATACCGATGAACCTCTGAAGTGGAAGGAGTCGTTTGAGAAACTGCTCTCCTGCCAAA ATGGACTGTGCCTGTTCAGAGCATTCCTCGTCAGTGAGTTCAGCGAGGAAAACATTGCCTTTTACTTGGCCTGCGAGGACTACAGGGCCACTAAACCCTCAAAGCTGGCCACTAAAGCGAAGAAAATTTATGAGGAATTCATTGGATCCGATGCACCACGAGAG GTAAATCTGGACCATGTGACCAAAGCCATCATCAAGAAGAACACGGAGCATCCCAGTCAGTCCTGTTTCGACCTGGCCCAGTCCAAAATCTACACCCTGATGGAGAAGGACTGCTACCCTCGCTTCCTCAAGTCCTCCACGTACCTGGAGCTCAGCAGAAAGACCAAGGCATCCTAA